DNA from bacterium:
AATTTTTAATTTTGGATTACAAAACTTATTGTATTTCAAATAGTTTTGTAATAACTCAATACTTTTCCTTCATGTTCTCTGACCACGCTAAACAGGTACAGTATAAGGGAGTGACAGAGGTGGATGTGATGAATTTTTTATTAGTGATGATAATTTTTATGGTTATTACTACTTTTTCTCTGGTAATTATAGGAGTCCTTACATCCAGAAGGGCAAAAGTTATCAATCGACTTAAAAAGGTAACATCAGATAGAACACCTGAACAAGTAGTAATCTCTTTAGACGAAGAGGAGTTAAGAAAACCCTTTTTTGAGCGGATGATTAAGCCTGTTATCCAGAAAATAGCATTAAAATTTACCCGAAAAGAAGGCTCTTCGGCGTATCAAGATAAACTTTTAACTCAACTTATTATGGCGGGAAATCCAGGGAATTTACAACCCGGTGAATTTATTGTCATCCAATTTTTGATAAGTTTGGTTTTATTATTTGTTATTTTAATATTGTGTCTATTTATTAATCTAAACCCACCTATTTTAATTCTTGTTTTTACCTTAACTGGTTTTGGATTTGGGTTTGTGGGACCTAAATTTTGGTTAAGTAAGCAAGTTACAATAAGGAAGCGGCAAATTTCAAGGTCATTACCAGGCACCCTTGACTTATTACAGGTAAGTATGGAGGCAGGATTAGGATTTGATTTAGCTTTATCAAAGGTGGTGGAGAAGGTTAAAGGACCGCTGGCTTTTGAGTTCAAAAAGGCATTAGAAGAGATTATGGTTGGCAAGAATCGAAAGGAGGCGTTGAAAGATATTAGCAAACGCACACAAGTAGAAGATTTACAATTGTTTATTAACAATATTATTCAAGCCGAACAACTTGGTGTGGGTATCGCCAGGGTAATTCAGGTTCAGTCAGACCAAATCAGGGTTCTTCAACGACAACGGGCAGAAGAGCAGGCAATGAAAGTCCCTATCAAGATGCTCTTTCCACTCATCTTCTTCATTTTCCCCACTATCCTTCTGGTTGTCCTGGGTCCTGTCTTGCTTAAAATTATTAGCGAATTAGGCACAACAACAATCAAGTTTAGCTTTTGAGTGGAAATAAGGAATATGGATAAGGTCGAATTATTTAAAAAAGTAGATAAGATAATTGGGACACCGATTTGTTTTGTTTTAGGTGTATTAGATAAGCTGTTCTTCAGGAAACGGATTTCACAACATCACTGGCAGAGAATTTTGGTTATCAAACTAATTGCTATTGGAGACTTAGTCG
Protein-coding regions in this window:
- a CDS encoding type II secretion system F family protein, yielding MNFLLVMIIFMVITTFSLVIIGVLTSRRAKVINRLKKVTSDRTPEQVVISLDEEELRKPFFERMIKPVIQKIALKFTRKEGSSAYQDKLLTQLIMAGNPGNLQPGEFIVIQFLISLVLLFVILILCLFINLNPPILILVFTLTGFGFGFVGPKFWLSKQVTIRKRQISRSLPGTLDLLQVSMEAGLGFDLALSKVVEKVKGPLAFEFKKALEEIMVGKNRKEALKDISKRTQVEDLQLFINNIIQAEQLGVGIARVIQVQSDQIRVLQRQRAEEQAMKVPIKMLFPLIFFIFPTILLVVLGPVLLKIISELGTTTIKFSF